In Porites lutea chromosome 1, jaPorLute2.1, whole genome shotgun sequence, a single genomic region encodes these proteins:
- the LOC140952956 gene encoding uncharacterized protein — MAVQVGPSDPAKSDKESNSTTMKVKCYGCETTHKIEHCPDFLNKSIRQRIVFARYKGLCLNCLRKGHFVSECQSTFKCKHCQQPHHSLLHKPIEDKEETLANPKEGPGPREQANVNTVTTAPVETSSLTYSTTSRTKVALQVVPVKIMNKEGDSVATYAVLDTRSEETFLSKAICHKLGLQVSNCDNLAVCTLSGESSIKVGQANVRVKAVDSQDNHILEIKNVKVVDNLNITTARAEDLSKWPHLKDLEINRRGGPEPYAVRTVLGWAVLGPVDAANIMCSHLKNVNFVKYGDELVDHQMKQFLRLEDIAMNRSSKKGMSIKDQEAKKRMENSVFVVGGHYEVGMLWKSDTP, encoded by the exons ATGGCAGTGCAAGTTGGACCTAGTGACCCAGCGAAATCAGACAAGGAGTCAAATTCTACAACGATGAAAGTAAAATGTTATGGCTGTGAAACTACACATAAGATAGAGCACTGTCCTGATTTTCTAAACAAATCTATAAGGCAGAGAATAGTCTTTGCAAGGTACAAGGGACTTTGTTTGAACTGTTTACGCAAGGGACACTTTGTTAGTGAGTGCCAGTCAACCTTTAAATGTAAACATTGTCAACAACCACATCATTCCTTATTGCACAAACCAATAGAGGATAAAGAGGAAACATTGGCGAACCCTAAGGAAGGCCCAGGGCCGAGAGAGCAAGCAAATGTGAATACTGTAACTACAGCACCTGTTGAAACATCAAGTCTCACGTATTCCACGACCTCAAGGACTAAGGTCGCATTACAAGTTGTTCCAGTTAAGATAATGAACAAAGAAGGAGATTCTGTTGCTACATATGCGGTGCTTGATACTCGGAGTGAAGAGACATTTCTCTCCAAGGCTATTTGTCATAAACTTGGATTACAAGTTAGCAACTGTGACAATTTGGCTGTATGCACATTATCGGGCGAGTCCTCAATTAAAGTTGGTCAAGCCAATGTTCGAGTGAAAGCTGTTGATAGCCAGGACAATCACATCCTAGAAATCAAAAACGTTAAAGTTGTAGACAATCTTAACATCACTACAGCAAGAGCTGAGGACTTGTCTAAGTGGCCTCATTTAAAGGACCTTGAAATAAACAG GAGAGGGGGACCAGAACCATATGCTGTTCGCACTGTACTGGGTTGGGCTGTGCTTGGACCAGTTGATGCTGCAAATATTATGTGCTCCCACCTGAAGAATGTGAATTTTGTAAAGTATGGTGATGAGTTGGTTGATCATCAAATGAAACAGTTTCTAAGGCTTGAAGACATTGCCATGAACAGGAGTTCCAAGAAAGGAATGTCAATTAAAGACCAGGAAGCAAAGAAAAGAATGGAAAACTCAGTTTTTGTTGTAGGTGGACACTACGAAGTTGGAATGTTATGGAAGAGTGATACCCCTTAG
- the LOC140953044 gene encoding uncharacterized protein, with protein MTEEEALRRSQRTWYLPHHGVFHPQKQGKIRVVFDVASLHDGVSLNNQLLQGPDLTNNLLGILLRFRQYPKALVADIEGMFNQVKVPPEDSDALRLLWWEDSDLEKLSEFQMTTHSFGATDSPSCANFCLKKAAEDHKGRFSDEAVSVVENDFYIDDFVKSVGTVSEASSLADEVTCLLNEAGFRLTKSMSNSREVLSKIPDADRAKPTLDLDLENLPVERTLGVQWDVEKDAVLFKVREPHKPPTKRGILSAVSSLYDPMGFVCPVVLEAKKFLQRLWKLNLRLDDLIPEDLQSLWNEWKCKLAVLSQVQVPRCHLIDSTVVNISLHLFSDASEDGYGMCSYLRFVYACGTVRCSFLIGRSRSSPVRPISIPRLELQAVTMSVKMYRVLVDELTYKISNATFWSDSQTKLQYIKNVSKQFQTYVANCVVEIREVTSPDQWRHCPGKVNPADDASCGLKPPKRSCQHPCFPEDVKEVKPKKEVKKSSKLGNLRPVLVDGVLLVGGRLEKAVILSWDEKHPMVLPKRHHVSQLIVRHYHECAAHSGREQTLCELQRMFWIIGGRGLVKTTIRGCIRCRKMNAKPLEQFMGSLPRARLEAYHPPFTFTGVNLFGPLMVKWGRRTAKRWGCLFTCLTTRAVYLDATSSLKTDDFIIISANS; from the exons atgactgaagaagaGGCGCTGCGCCGAAGCCAAAGGACATGGTATTTGCCACATCACGGTGTGTTTCACCCCCAAAAGCAGGGCAAAATTCGTGTAGTATTTGATGTGGCTTCTTTGCACGACGGAGTTTCTCTCAACAACCAGTTGCTCCAGGGTCCCGACTTAACTAACAATTTGCTTGGTATTTTGCTGAGGTTTAGACAATATCCTAAAGCACTAGTAGCTGACATAGAGGGCATGTTTAACCAAGTCAAAGTACCCCCAGAGGACTCTGATGCTTTGAGATTGCTTTGGTGGGAGGACAGTGACCTTGAGAAGCTCTCGGAATTTCAGATGACAACTCATAGCTTCGGTGCCACAGACTCACCCAGTTGTGCAAACTTTTGCCTAAAGAAAGCTGCAGAGGACCATAAAGGAAGATTTAGTGATGAGGCTGTAAGTGTGGTcgaaaatgatttttacatAGATGACTTCGTGAAGTCAGTGGGGACAGTATCTGAAGCAAGCTCGCTAGCCGACGAAGTGACTTGTTTGCTTAACGAAGCTGGATTTAGACTGACGAAATCAATGAGTAACAGTCGAGAGGTGCTGTCTAAGATACCTGACGCAGATCGTGCGAAGCCAACTCTAGATTTAGATCTTGAGAACCTCCCTGTAGAAAGGACACTAGGTGTGCAGTGGGATGTGGAGAAAGATGCTGTCTTATTCAAGGTTCGTGAACCCCACAAACCACCTACAAAACGTGGAATTCTGTCAGCAGTAAGCTCACTGTATGATCCCATGGGATTTGTTTGCCCGGTTGTCCTGGAAGCTAAGAAGTTTTTGCAAAGACTGTGGAAGCTAAATCTGAGATTGGACGATCTGATACCTGAAGATTTACAAAGCCTCTGGAACGAGTGGAAGTGCAAGTTGGCTGTCTTGTCACAAGTTCAAGTACCGCGATGTCACCTGATCGACAGCACAGTAGTCAACATATCCCTTCACTTGTTTTCTGATGCTTCAGAAGATGGCTACGGCATGTGCTCGTACCTCAGATTTGTCTATGCTTGCGGAACTGTGAGATGTTCTTTTCTCATTGGAAGGTCGAGGAGTTCACCAGTGAGACCAATTTCAATTCCAAGGCTTGAGCTGCAAGCAGTGACAATGTCTGTGAAGATGTACAGAGTGCTTGTAGATGAGTTGACTTACAAGATAAGCAACGCCACATTTTGGTCAGATTCTCAGACGAAATTGCAGTATATTAAGAATGTATCTAAACAATTTCAGACGTACGTTGCTAACTGTGTGGTTGAAATACGTGAGGTTACATCACCTGACCAATGGAGGCACTGCCCGGGAAAGGTTAACCCTGCCGATGACGCTTCATGTGGCTTAAAACCTCCGAAACGTTCTTGTCAACATCCATG CTTTCCAGAAGATGTCAAGGAAGTGAAGCCGAAGAAGGAAGTCAAGAAATCTAGCAAGCTGGGAAACCTGAGACCAGTGTTAGTAGATGGAGTACTGCTGGTTGGAGGACGATTGGAGAAAGCTGTGATACTCTCGTGGGACGAAAAACATCCAATGGTTCTACCAAAGCGCCATCACGTGAGCCAGTTGATTGTTCGTCACTACCATGAGTGTGCTGCTCATAGTGGAAGAGAACAAACTTTGTGTGAACTGCAAAGAATGTTCTGGATTATTGGTGGAAGAGGTCTGGTGAAGACGACTATTAGAGGCTGCATCAGGTGTCGGAAAATGAATGCTAAACCCTTGGAGCAGTTTATGGGGTCGCTACCAAGAGCAAGGCTAGAGGCGTACCATCCTCCATTTACATTTACTGGTGTTAACTTGTTCGGACCATTAATGGTCAAGTGGGGCCGCCGAACCGCGAAACGATGGGGATGTTTGTTCACATGTCTCACGACTCGCGCTGTGTATTTGGATGCAACGTCCTCACTCAAAACAGatgattttattataatttCCGCCAATTCATAA